From a region of the Solanum stenotomum isolate F172 chromosome 2, ASM1918654v1, whole genome shotgun sequence genome:
- the LOC125855645 gene encoding uncharacterized protein At1g21580 isoform X5: MDLPPYHHQHHRHHHHRYVQPPPNFSHNPNFFHHLPPPPQPPQQRLPPPPPPLSNLPPPPPQRHISHPPLPPSPSPPFHHKSQFSFPSRHSENPRYDYHQNRSPPRVSSNINLNQPPYHPPHPHPSSFHYNDHYHNPPPPPPPRFTVNDFTSSGLRENRASSVNDSQEPLRVRRDVNSKYDDDERYRLERRRMDIDTNPSRDFRPSPGNYELRDDRYEDERWEYGGNVDEVPVGSSSRRVSSLDNGNDYGDVRFSNRLRVDKEEIHRSPQKKQVQKKSALLRIQCGKANNRSRNQDHDLSSGAVRGKQKDVFERLERRVEEREGSQMELDVSFKSNALVAKAIMTPSSSAIDSDRSEAPRCKKIRKVNFSGSPTKRIGDDLGKGNGSANDSGCLPSSNQEFNCLADKITVSAVGSSSKCTLGSYKDSRHLAAKITDSVDGRTSNGTLNNNESKLLPDEDTVSVASSPSNSTSLLSSTVTNDLTGIKESKESAEIKVLNQGSNHVEKFRIPFFIVRKKKVTKKKVINPINVKLPSDEVVSKLEKPSKLSAVSKDESVEQSKSDGKKASPAKVLVSSSVEINGVADYTSRSVQSVPSTMNFETCMIEVQNKPTSSDADNTGHVGGNSEDELRVSEYGPIKESSESMACEERNGDGREIHKDEVSSSTEDTYISADSGLGFSDGKKNAVAAIGSFGAGSVEPSSDPNIVPLLTNIEKGLRESFLNGNDSSSNSDETGRIAVVNDLQTAECLSNSDPRAGTFGGSFESCVDGVTLSPEMRHTKGSINAVVSVGDDVRIIVDDDCLPKVTRKRKIMDDESVLPTTKMSKTGENVVSYLLGQGNNFSCFREDHASEEEDGIVSGNGTDSLKGDHSHGGPSEVELSLQDCFKDDSDSCSTKSPKKSEVSSPAKVKSVPCVTTYEEPSSRPITVPMINDVSVTELESRNTLTNVDDSPLARPSVNVLESSSTAKGVCQAEPFEDGLMDHFSDVQQVIPHNSQLGAVGQETTTSVVSIEMLRMADRVSDDKGSSVGMDQKLAPEGHESCNYVLDRDDMPLLADNLSLFANKVSVKSMESVLDMSPLVSFPDLTNSSVSEEPIDKSSMSSEIVIEKALRVDENSITAYDNISSSVKTLSDAFEFGRSSDHKVGGDPLVNVSTVALSSQNTVKSSKNVSSQGWKPNLGANQQSPAGSRVLSVRPSSFITPRNVPVPKKPLTWHRTGNSSSSVVGRGSQMNALPPQSHLSKDTAKVGSYIRKGNSLVRNPSPVGSVPKGYHARSSSTYRLNSSGVNDLRRKCENRAEITGSPSCRGTPEVNAPSERPKTPTQSESFSCITLVSTSSPVVDHPGNGSIATNSDPMEVTDNILALKPSEHPSTSSAVPECQIGLGGDSGSQNTLDEGSSKKNIVYVKQRSNQLLAASDKTQTSSDGYYKRRKNQLIRASGNNHMKQRIVMTKNIVPFQRGTKRLNGLAKISKLSKFSSVWKLGDTQSSRKYGGTVEYEKLWPYLFPWKRASYRRSFPSSSPSDNSSIIRRKLLLSKKRETIYTRSIHGLSLRRSKVLSVSGSSLKWSKSIEQRSKKATEEAALAVAAVDKRKRGQYGFNADSMNGNNVSRERIFRIGCERYKMDSSGKTLQRISDEEPSVSVPEAKKSYIPKRLLIGNDEYVRVGNGNKLVRNPKRRVRILASEKVRWSLHTARIRLARKKQYCQFFTRFGKCNKDNGKCPYIHDPSKIAVCSKFLNGSCSDTNCKLTHEVIPERMQDCSYFLQGICANENCPYRHVNVNPNASICEGFLRGYCADGNECQKKHSYVCPVFEATGNCPKGSKCKLHHPKNRRKGVKRKALSELKNGRGRYFGSPHIDITECITAGSEKPSVKGNNDIFLEGKFVDFIGLDGSDEEEHTIDQRSEEKPLCESGPAEMQLDDLDELIKPMRLINRNRSVGSSPYIDSPSDMTTSYVSE; encoded by the exons ATGGATCTTCCTCCCTATCACCACCAGCACCACCGTCACCATCACCACAGGTACGTTCAACCTCCTCCAAACTTTTCCCATAACCCTAATTTCTTCCACCACCTTCCTCCGCCGCCGCAGCCGCCACAGCAACGGcttccaccaccaccaccaccactcTCCAATCTCCCTCCACCACCACCTCAGCGCCATATCTCTCACCCCCCTCTTCCTCCTTCCCCATCCCCTCCCTTCCACCACAAATCCCAGTTCTCCTTTCCTTCTCGTCATTCAGAAAACCCTCGATACGATTATCACCAAAATCGCTCTCCCCCTAGGGTTTCCTCTAATATAAACCTAAATCAACCTCCATACCACCCCCCTCACCCGCATCCCTCAAGTTTTCATTATAACGACCATTACCATAaccctcctcctcctcctccaccgAGGTTTACTGTGAATGATTTTACCTCAAGTGGGTTGAGAGAGAATCGTGCTAGCTCTGTAAACGATAGTCAAGAGCCTCTTAGGGTTAGGAGAGATGTGAATAGcaagtatgatgatgatgaaaggTACCGTCTTGAGAGGCGTAGAATGGATATTGATACAAACCCATCGAGGGATTTTAGACCGAGTCCGGGGAATTATGAGTTGCGTGATGATAGATATGAAGATGAGAGATGGGAATATGGTGGTAATGTTGATGAGGTTCCAGTTGGTTCTTCTTCTAGGCGAGTGTCTTCCTTGGATAATGGTAATGATTACGGTGATGTTAGGTTTAGCAATAGGTTAAGAGTGGACAAGGAGGAAATTCATAGGTCTCCGCAGAAGAAGCAAGTGCAGAAGAAGAGTGCATTACTCAGGATTCAATGTGGGAAAGCTAACAACAGGAGTAGAAATCAGGACCATGACTTGAGTTCTGGTGCGGTAAGGGGAAAGCAGAAAGATGTGTTTGAGAGGTTGGAGAGAAGGGTTGAGGAAAGAGAGGGAAGTCAGATGGAGCTTGATGTTTCATTTAAATCTAATGCACTTGTGGCAAAGGCCATTATGACCCCGTCAAGCTCCGCCATTGACTCAGACAGAAGTGAAGCACCTAGATGTAAGAAGAttagaaaagtgaatttctcTGGTTCTCCAACAAAGAGAATTGGGGACGATTTGGGAAAGGGTAATGGTTCAGCAAATGATTCTGGTTGCCTACCGAGTTCTAACCAGGAGTTCAATTGTTTGGCAGATAAAATTACGGTTTCTGCAGTTGGAAGTTCATCTAAGTGCACTTTGGGTTCTTACAAGGATTCAAGACACTTGGCAGCTAAAATTACAGATTCTGTTGATGGACGCACATCTAATGGTACCTTGAATAACAACGAGTCAAAACTTTTGCCTGATGAAGATACAGTTTCTGTTGCTAGTAGTCCATCTAACAGCACTTCGTTGCTGAGTTCCACTGTGACAAATGATTTAACTGGAATCAAAGAAAGCAAGGAATCTGCAGAGATCAAGGTTTTGAATCAGGGTAGTAATCATGTTGAGAAGTTTAGAATACCTTTCTTCATAGTTAGAAAGAAGAAAGTGACTAAGAAGAAAGTCATAAACCCTATCAATGTGAAATTGCCTTCAGATGAAGTAGTTAGCAAACTAGAAAAACCTTCTAAACTGTCTGCTGTTAGTAAAGATGAGTCTGTAGAGCAGTCTAAATCTGATGGGAAGAAAGCTAGTCCAGCTAAAGTCTTGGTTTCTTCAAGCGTGGAAATTAATGGCGTTGCTGATTATACCAGCAGATCAGTTCAGAGTGTCCCTTCCACGATGAATTTTGAGACATGTATGATTGAAGTACAAAACAAACCTACTAGTTCTGATGCGGATAATACTGGTCATGTTGGAGGGAATTCTGAGGATGAGCTCCGAGTGTCCGAATATGGTCCTATTAAAGAATCTTCTGAGTCCATGGCTTGTGAAGAAAGAAATGGCGATGGGAGAGAAATTCACAAAGATGAAGTGTCTTCGTCAACTGAAGATACATATATCTCTGCTGATTCTGGGTTGGGGTTTTCTGATGGGAAGAAGAATGCAGTTGCTGCTATAGGATCCTTTGGAGCAGGTTCTGTGGAGCCATCCAGTGACCCCAACATTGTACCTCTGTTGACTAATATTGAGAAAGGACTCCGAGAGAGTTTCTTGAATGGAAATGACAGTAGTTCTAATTCTGATGAGACTGGGAGAATTGCGGTTGTCAATGACTTGCAAACTGCAGAGTGTTTGAGTAATAGTGATCCAAGGGCTGGTACTTTTGGCGGTAGTTTTGAATCATGTGTTGATGGAGTCACATTGTCACCTGAGATGAGACATACTAAAGGATCTATCAATGCAGTGGTTTCTGTTGGAGATGATGTTAGGATTATTGTGGATGATGACTGTTTACCTAAGGTCACCAGGAAGAGGAAGATTATGGATGACGAGTCTGTTTTGCCCACTACGAAGATGAGTAAGACAGGGGAAAATGTGGTTAGTTATTTGCTAGGCCAAGGTAATAatttcagttgttttagagAAGATCATGCCTCTGAAGAAGAGGATGGTATAGTTTCTGGTAATGGGACCGACTCACTAAAGGGGGATCACTCACATGGGGGGCCTTCAGAAGTGGAGCTGTCACTTCAGGATTGTTTTAAAGATGATTCCGATTCATGTTCTACCAAGAGTCCCAAGAAAAGTGAAGTTTCTTCGCCAGCTAAGGTTAAATCTGTACCCTGTGTTACCACCTATGAGGAACCTTCTAGCAGGCCAATTACAGTGCCTATGATCAATGATGTTTCCGTGACAGAGTTAGAATCTCGAAATACATTGACTAATGTAGATGATAGTCCACTAGCTCGTCCATCAGTCAATGTGCTTGAGAGCAGCAGTACTGCCAAGGGTGTATGTCAGGCTGAGCCATTTGAAGATGGCTTGATGGATCACTTTTCAGATGTTCAGCAAGTCATTCCTCACAATTCTCAATTGGGAGCAGTGGGACAAGAAACTACAACTTCAGTTGTATCCATTGAGATGCTAAGAATGGCTGATAGAGTAAGTGATGACAAAGGTTCCTCTGTTGGAATGGACCAAAAGTTGGCCCCAGAAGGTCATGAAAGCTGTAATTATGTGCTTGACAGGGATGACATGCCTTTATTGGCAGATAATCTCTCTTTATTTGCCAACAAAGTAAGTGTCAAAAGTATGGAATCTGTGCTGGATATGTCACCGCTGGTGTCATTTCCTGACTTAACTAATAGCTCAGTCTCTGAGGAACCTATTGATAAGTCATCAATGTCCAGTGAAATTGTTATTGAAAAAGCCCTAAGAGTTGATGAAAATTCCATAACAGCTTATGACAATATTTCTTCTTCAGTGAAGACATTGTCAGATGCTTTTGAGTTTGGTAGAAGTTCAGATCATAAAGTTGGTGGCGATCCTCTGGTTAATGTCAGTACTGTGGCATTGTCATCACAGAACACAGTAAAATCCTCCAAGAATGTGAGTTCACAGGGTTGGAAACCAAATCTAGGTGCAAACCAGCAAAGTCCTGCTGGCTCTAGGGTTTTATCTGTTCGCCCATCGAGTTTTATCACTCCAAGGAATGTGCCCGTTCCGAAGAAGCCACTGACATGGCATAGAACTGGTAATAGCTCTTCCTCTGTTGTTGGACGAGGTTCCCAAATGAACGCCCTACCTCCACAAAGCCATTTATCTAAGGACACTGCGAAAGTCGGCTCTTACATTCGCAAGGGTAACAGTCTTGTCAGAAATCCTTCTCCTGTTGGTTCCGTTCCCAAAGGATACCATGCTCGAAGTTCTTCAACTTACCGGTTGAACTCTTCTGGTGTGAATGACCTTAGGAGAAAATGTGAGAACAGGGCTGAGATAACTGGTTCACCTAGCTGCAGGGGAACTCCAGAAGTAAATGCTCCTTCAGAGAGACCCAAAACCCCGACACAGAGCGAATCATTTAGTTGCATTACATTGGTGTCTACATCTTCACCAGTGGTAGATCATCCTGGAAATGGTAGTATTGCTACAAACTCAGATCCTATGGAAGTAACTGACAATATTTTGGCGCTGAAGCCTTCTGAGCATCCTTCAACATCTTCTGCAGTTCCTGAATGTCAAATTGGTCTGGGAGGTGATTCTGGAAGCCAGAATACATTAGATGAAGGcagttccaaaaagaatatAGTTTATGTGAAGCAAAGATCGAATCAGTTACTTGCAGCTTCAGATAAGACCCAGACTTCATCCGATGGCTACTATAAGAGGAGAAAGAATCAACTGATTCGTGCATCTGGCAATAATCATATGAAGCAAAGAATTGTCATGACAAAGAATATAGTTCCTTTCCAAAGAGGTACGAAAAGGCTGAATG GTTTAGCCAAGATCTCTAAATTGTCAAAGTTCTCATCGGTCTGGAAATTAGGTGATACTCAGTCATCAAGGAAATATGGCGGCACTGTAGAGTATGAGAAACTTTGGCCTTACTTATTTCCATGGAAAAGAGCTAGCTATCGGAGGAGTTTCCCGAGTTCCTCTCCAAGTGACAATTCCTCTATTATCAG aCGGAAGTTACTGCTCTCAAAAAAGCGGGAGACAATCTACACAAGGTCAATTCATGGACTCTCTTTACGAAGATCTAAGGTGTTAAGTGTCTCTGGCTCTAGTCTAAAGTGGTCAAAATCTATTGAGCAAAGGTCAAAGAAGGCTACTGAG GAAGCTGCGCTAGCAGTTGCTGCTGTTGACAAAAGGAAAAGGGGACAATATGGTTTTAATGCTGACTCAATGAATGGAAATAATGTTTCTC GAGAAAGGATATTCCGCATTGGTTGTGAGCGGTATAAGATGGACTCTTCTGGGAAGACACTACAAAGAATTTCAG ATGAGGAACCATCGGTGTCAGTTCCAGAGGCAAAGAAATCTTACATACCGAAAAGATTATTGATTGGGAACGATGA GTATGTACGGGTTGGCAATGGTAATAAGCTGGTTAGAAATCCAAAGAGACGAGTTCGCATCTTAGCAAGTGAGAAAGTACGCTGGAGTTTGCACACTGCTAGAATTCGGTTGGCAAGAAAGAAACAGTATTGCCAGTTTTTTACAAGGTTTGGCAAGTGTAACAAGGATAATGGAAAATGTCCTTACATTCATGATCCATCTAAAATTGCCGTCTGCTCTAAATTTCTGAATGGTTCTTGCTCTGATACAAACTGTAAATTGACTCACGAG GTTATTCCTGAAAGAATGCAAGACTGCTCCTATTTTCTGCAAG GAATATGCGCAAATGAGAATTGTCCTTATAGACATGTAAATGTGAATCCAAATGCTTCTATCTGTGAAGGTTTTCTCAGGGGCTATTGTGCTGATGGCAATGAg TGTCAGAAGAAACACTCCTATGTCTGCCCCGTTTTTGAAGCAACTGGCAACTGTCCCAAAGGTTCAAAATGCAAGCTTCACCATCCGAAAAACAGAAGGAAGGGAGTGAAAAGGAAAGCTTTGAGCGAATTAAAGAATGGTCGAGGTCGTTACTTTGGCTCTCCGCACATTGATATTACTGAGTGCATAACAGCTGGATCAGAGAAGCCTTCTGTCAAGGGGAATAATGACATATTCCTTGAAGGGAAGTTTGTCGATTTTATTGGCCTAGATGGTAGCGACGAAGAGGAACATACTATTGATCAGAGAAGTGAGGAAAAGCCACTTTGCGAGAGTGGTCCCGCGGAGATGCAACTGGATGATCTCGATGAGCTTATTAAACCCATGCGTCTGATAAATAGGAATAGGTCTGTAGGTTCATCTCCCTACATAGATAGCCCAAGTGATATGACCACAAGCTATGTATCAGAGTAG